One segment of Pempheris klunzingeri isolate RE-2024b chromosome 20, fPemKlu1.hap1, whole genome shotgun sequence DNA contains the following:
- the minpp1b gene encoding multiple inositol polyphosphate phosphatase 1b encodes MFSGSPPRNGLVLAALGLALTRLSCSSLAAPDIPHIATYFGTKTRYEEVNPHLLRDALSANGSALKPPPSERCTPVHLTAVIRHGSRYPTAKNIRRIQKLSELVRTEASRAPGAPGWLQDIQSRWEMWFTEDMDGQLVMKGREDLRQLAVRLSLLLPALLSEENQRRFSVRSSSKHRCVSSVESFQEGLQLLWGRSEVQYSHRVDDELMRFFERCRGYVEGVENNRTALLEVEKFKHGEEMEAVRRRMADKLGLPHHRLTPDLVEAAFFLCSYELSIRSLLSPWCFLFDESDAKVLEYKSDLKQYWKRSHGHVISSLSSCPLFHHVFRTLDKAGRPRRSTEASPEPASILVGHAETLLPLLSLLGLYKDQTPLTAANYHAQHGRSFRTSLIVPYAANLLFVLYDCQRGPRLQLLVNESPVRFPGLEGEDAPLYRDVRANYRHLLDGCDFHRECEGRTSGRGPNTEL; translated from the exons ATGTTCTCCGGTTCACCGCCCAGAAACGGCCTGGTGCTGGCGGCTCTCGGCCTGGCTCTGACCCGCCTGTCCTGCTCTTCTCTGGCGGCCCCGGACATCCCGCACATCGCCACGTACTTCGGGACCAAGACCCGCTACGAGGAGGTGAACCCGCACCTGCTCCGGGACGCCCTGTCCGCCAACGGGTCGGCGTTAAAGCCCCCGCCCTCCGAGCGCTGCACCCCGGTCCACCTGACCGCCGTCATCCGCCACGGGAGCCGCTACCCGACCGCCAAGAACATCCGCAGGATCCAGAAACTGAGCGAGCTGGTCCGGACAGAAGCCTCCAGAGCCCCGGGGGCCCCGGGCTGGCTGCAGGACATCCAGAGCCGCTGGGAGATGTGGTTCACCGAGGACATGGACG gTCAGCTGGTGATGAAGGGCAGGGAGGACCTCCGTCAGCTGGCGGTGCGTCTGTCCCTGCTGCTCCCTGCTCTGCTGTCGGAGGAGAACCAGAGGAGGTTCAGTGTGAGGAGCAGCTCTAAACATCGCTGTGTGAGCAGCGTGGAGTCTTTCCAGGAGGGGCTGCAGCTCCTGTGGGGCCGCTCAG AGGTGCAGTACTCCCACCGGGTGGACGACGAGCTGATGCGCTTCTTCGAGCGTTGCCGTGGTTACGTGGAGGGCGTGGAGAACAACCGCACAGCGCTGCTGGAGGTGGAGAAGTTCAAACatggagaggagatggaggcagtgaggaggaggatggccGACAAGCTGGGCCTTCCTCACCACCGCCTCACcccag ATCTGGTGGAAGCAGCGTTCTTCCTGTGTTCCTACGAGCTCTCCATCAGGTCTCTTCTCTCTCCGTGGTGTTTCCTGTTCGATGAGAGCGACGCAAAG GTGTTGGAGTACAAGTCGGACCTGAAGCAGTACTGGAAGCGCTCCCACGGTCATGTGATCAGCAGCCTGTCCAGCTGCCCTCTCTTCCATCACGTCTTCAGGACGCTCGACAAAGCCGGACGCCCCCGCAG GTCCACGGAGGCGTCACCTGAGCCGGCCTCCATCCTGGTGGGTCACGCTGAGacgctcctccccctcctctccctgctgggACTCTACAAAGACCAAACTCCGCTCACCGCCGCCAACTACCACGCACAGCATG GTCGGAGTTTCCGGACCAGCCTCATCGTCCCGTACGCCGCCAACCTGCTCTTCGTCCTGTACGACTGCCAGCGAGGCCCGCGGCTGCAGCTGCTCGTCAACGAGTCGCCGGTTCGATTCCCGGGGCTGGAGGGGGAGGACGCGCCGCTGTACCGGGACGTCCGGGCCAACTACCGCCACCTGTTGGACGGCTGCGACTTCCACAGAGAGTGCGAGGGGAGGACGAGCGGCCGCGGGCCAAACACCGAACTCTGA